In one window of Primulina tabacum isolate GXHZ01 chromosome 8, ASM2559414v2, whole genome shotgun sequence DNA:
- the LOC142554670 gene encoding uncharacterized protein LOC142554670: MWKANSYKEIVEKALMAEYDEKEIDKETQFRRQQFVQKGQASVQGGKGGHKGKERTNIAGRVQGRIFSFTKEGVNPDSSIISGTILISGKVATTLIDTGATHSFISEQFMHSLGLVPIGEIFHFSIVLPSVDYIHSSSVIRTCPVQVDDELLNVDLIVIPMIEFDVILGMDWLSTYRAVIDCVAKIVRFPSKHGDSRVFTGSGTSLGLSFISCLQMQRMLVKGCHGFLASVVDITREGSGNVSDIDIVRDYLDVFSDDVPGL; encoded by the exons ATGTGGAAGGCTAATTCTTACAAGGAAATTGTTGAAAAAGCATTGATGGCCGAATATGATGAGAAAGAGATTGATAAAGAAACACAATTCAGGAGGCAACAATTTGTCCAAAAGGGTCAAGCTTCAGTTCAAGGAGGAAAAGGAGGACACAAGGGAAAGGAAAGGACGAATATTGCG GGTCGAGTTCAGGGGCGTATTTTCTCTTTCACCAAGGAAGGAGTTAATCCTGATTCGTCAATCATTTCAGGTACCATTCTTATTTCAGGAAAGGTAGCTACTACTCTTATTGATACTGGCGCCacacattcttttatatctgagcAATTTATGCATTCTCTGGGTCTTGTTCCTATTGGTGAAATTTTCCACTTTTCTATTGTGCTTCCTTCGGTAGATTATATTCATTCTTCAAGTGTGATTCGAACGTGCCCTGTTCAAGTAGATGATGAATTGTTGAATGTCGATTTGATTGTCATTCCCATGATTGAGTTTGATGTTatattgggaatggattggttatctaCTTATCGAGCTGTGATAGATTGTGTAGCCAAGATAGTACGTTTTCCTTCAAAGCATGGTGATAGCAGGGTCTTCACGGGGTCAGGTACTTCGCTTGgcctttcttttatttcttgctTGCAAATGCAACGGATGTTGGTTAAGGGTTGTCATGGGTTTCTAGCATCGGTGGTGGATATAACTAGAGAAGGGAGTGGGAATGTGAGTGACATTGATATTGTGAGGGATTATCTTGATGTCTTTTCGGATGATGTGCCGGGATTGTGA